The following coding sequences lie in one Caproicibacterium argilliputei genomic window:
- a CDS encoding GGDEF domain-containing protein: MTIIFRIQKNFKENSRFCLTHMRTQERIRQENWRQLVRLSVAVTVFILPVGIWFAQAAQKQTALLAGYAGYMILFLCITLFLYARRAQPPTFQKVQAGCYLFVALTMSFNIFVGVQPFPGRPATLFPLSYLLLEILFFLPHALLNLQMLLTEGAFLLAVWLIKDSTVWCYDMPASLTACVFGCMASFLIQDLRIREYRTQYGLQYVSEHDELTGLFNRRGFDVYIAEIYAQCMQRQSVCGILMLDIDFFKLYNDRYGHLAGDECLQRVSRALKAVAARNDAFLARFGGEEFLSVLPNTNDKAARAYAEELLHAVRHEDIQTVGGIVTVSIGLCTRIPQTENGWVKQVDCADHALYLAKDRGRNQISTWRADE; encoded by the coding sequence TATGCGTACGCAGGAACGGATCCGGCAGGAAAATTGGCGGCAGCTGGTGCGCCTGAGCGTGGCAGTGACTGTTTTTATTCTGCCGGTTGGCATTTGGTTTGCGCAGGCGGCGCAGAAGCAGACGGCTTTGCTGGCAGGTTACGCAGGGTATATGATACTGTTTCTGTGCATAACCTTATTTTTGTATGCACGGCGTGCACAACCACCGACCTTTCAAAAGGTGCAGGCGGGCTGCTATCTATTTGTTGCGCTGACGATGTCCTTTAATATATTTGTGGGGGTGCAGCCGTTTCCCGGCCGTCCTGCAACGCTGTTTCCATTGAGTTATCTGCTGTTAGAAATTCTTTTTTTCCTGCCGCACGCTCTTTTAAACCTGCAGATGCTGCTGACAGAAGGCGCCTTTTTGCTGGCTGTCTGGCTTATCAAAGATTCAACAGTTTGGTGCTACGATATGCCGGCATCTTTGACCGCGTGTGTATTTGGATGTATGGCTTCTTTTTTAATTCAAGACTTGCGGATTCGGGAGTACCGCACGCAGTACGGCCTGCAGTATGTCAGTGAGCACGACGAACTGACCGGACTGTTCAATCGGCGCGGATTTGATGTTTACATTGCGGAAATCTATGCGCAGTGTATGCAGCGCCAGTCTGTCTGCGGCATTCTAATGCTGGACATTGACTTTTTTAAATTGTACAATGACCGGTACGGGCATTTGGCGGGGGATGAGTGCCTGCAACGGGTGTCGCGCGCTTTGAAAGCGGTGGCTGCCCGAAACGATGCGTTTCTGGCGCGCTTTGGCGGCGAGGAATTCCTTTCGGTGCTGCCCAACACAAACGATAAGGCGGCGCGGGCATATGCGGAGGAACTGCTGCACGCTGTGCGCCACGAAGACATTCAAACGGTAGGCGGTATTGTAACGGTCAGCATCGGTCTTTGCACGCGCATTCCGCAGACGGAGAACGGCTGGGTGAAGCAGGTGGATTGTGCGGATCATGCGCTGTACTTAGCCAAAGACAGGGGACGCAATCAAATTTCCACTTGGCGCGCCGATGAATAA